A part of Bacillus thuringiensis genomic DNA contains:
- a CDS encoding PBP1A family penicillin-binding protein, which translates to MSDNYRSRTERNHVKNQQQETNKEKKPKKKGSFFKKFLIGCLLLGIVGLVAGVSAFFVMVKDAPKLDKSKLVNPLSTKFLDKNGNFFYEYGAEKRTHVTYDQIPKVVENAFLATEDSRFYDHNGIDFKRTTKAVMENVTGGFGSQGGSTITQQVVKNYFLTMDKTAKRKVQEWYLSYKLEQQYSKHEILEMYLNKINLGNRSYGIATAAKKYYDKDLKDLQLHEAAMLAGLPQGPNIYDPTKKDNVERATQRRNVVLSLMNRHGYITKDEMNNAMKIPVTEGLQASSEITEMKYQAFLDAVVSEVEKEYPDVNIGSDGLTIHTTLDQDAQDYAEKIMDGNLIKYPNDQFQGSFVFMDTQSGEVRAIGAGRKESRSTFKGHNMATDLKRQVGSTMKPIFDYGPAIENLQWSTYHQLNDSEYTYSNGKKIRNATNSYKGDVSLREALKKSLNIPALKTAQAVGLPKSQAFAEGLGMTFKDGKTYESTAIGSNDSSPLQLAGAYAAFGNNGNYNKPHFVKEVIFPDGKKKSFKPKEQRVMQDYTAYMVTDVLRDVVKPGSGGTGPTAYVSGVDVAGKTGTQNFDEDVIKKYGIPADANRDSWFAGYTPQYTMAVWTGYEKDSPENYIGDRSTRIAQQMFQVMMSKFATDKSRFERPSSVQEINGELYVKGAKKDAIKQIKVDAPSGLNVTFDGASTVTLNWSGPAEVDAYAASYKATDGSSGSLSISGTNATLGGIKPGVTYSFSVVAKKGTGTSPAVGASFTAPGGTPDPKKAEEEAKKKADEEAKKKADEEVQKKANEDKLKQEEAQKKAAEEQRKQQEQQQQQQQEQQRKQQEEAQKKAAEEAARKKAEEEAARKKAEEEAARKKAEEEQHKQQEQQQNTGGDTPHADGNVVTTES; encoded by the coding sequence ATGTCAGATAATTATCGTTCTCGTACAGAACGAAATCATGTGAAAAATCAACAGCAAGAAACAAATAAAGAAAAAAAACCAAAGAAAAAAGGCTCCTTTTTTAAAAAATTCCTTATAGGTTGTCTACTTCTTGGTATCGTTGGTCTTGTAGCTGGCGTTTCCGCTTTCTTTGTTATGGTGAAGGACGCTCCAAAATTAGACAAATCAAAACTTGTCAATCCTTTATCAACAAAGTTTCTTGATAAGAATGGGAACTTTTTCTATGAGTACGGTGCTGAAAAACGAACCCACGTTACGTATGATCAAATTCCAAAAGTAGTTGAAAATGCATTCCTTGCAACTGAGGATTCACGTTTCTATGATCATAATGGAATTGATTTTAAACGAACTACAAAAGCAGTTATGGAAAATGTCACTGGAGGATTCGGATCTCAAGGTGGTAGTACGATTACACAACAAGTAGTCAAAAACTATTTTCTAACGATGGACAAAACTGCAAAGAGAAAAGTACAAGAATGGTACCTATCTTACAAATTAGAGCAACAATACTCTAAACATGAGATTTTAGAAATGTACTTAAATAAGATTAACTTAGGTAACCGTTCGTACGGTATCGCGACAGCAGCCAAAAAATATTATGACAAAGATTTAAAAGACTTACAGTTACATGAAGCTGCAATGCTCGCTGGTTTACCCCAAGGTCCTAATATTTATGATCCAACAAAAAAAGACAACGTTGAACGAGCTACACAACGTCGTAACGTCGTATTATCCTTAATGAATCGACATGGTTATATAACAAAAGATGAAATGAATAACGCGATGAAAATCCCTGTAACTGAAGGTCTTCAAGCGTCTTCAGAAATCACTGAGATGAAGTATCAAGCATTTTTAGATGCTGTTGTATCAGAAGTTGAAAAAGAATATCCCGATGTAAATATCGGTTCAGATGGTTTAACGATTCATACAACACTTGATCAAGATGCTCAAGATTACGCTGAAAAAATTATGGATGGCAACCTTATTAAGTATCCGAACGATCAATTCCAAGGATCATTCGTATTTATGGATACACAATCTGGAGAAGTTCGAGCAATTGGAGCTGGGCGTAAAGAAAGTAGATCTACTTTCAAAGGTCATAATATGGCAACTGATTTAAAACGCCAAGTCGGTTCAACAATGAAACCAATTTTCGACTACGGTCCAGCAATTGAGAATTTACAATGGTCTACATACCATCAATTAAATGACTCAGAGTATACGTATTCCAATGGTAAAAAAATACGAAATGCAACAAATAGTTACAAAGGTGACGTTTCACTACGTGAAGCTTTGAAAAAATCATTAAACATCCCGGCTTTAAAGACAGCTCAAGCGGTTGGGCTTCCTAAATCCCAAGCGTTTGCTGAAGGCTTGGGTATGACATTCAAAGACGGCAAAACATATGAATCAACAGCAATTGGTAGTAACGATAGTTCTCCGTTACAATTAGCAGGTGCATATGCAGCCTTTGGTAATAATGGTAACTATAATAAACCGCACTTCGTAAAAGAAGTCATCTTCCCCGACGGGAAAAAGAAAAGTTTTAAACCGAAAGAACAACGTGTGATGCAAGACTACACAGCTTACATGGTTACTGACGTTCTTCGTGACGTAGTAAAACCTGGTTCTGGTGGTACAGGTCCAACAGCATACGTTTCTGGTGTTGACGTAGCCGGTAAAACAGGAACACAAAACTTTGATGAAGACGTTATTAAAAAATATGGTATTCCAGCTGATGCAAACAGAGATAGTTGGTTCGCTGGATATACACCACAATATACAATGGCTGTTTGGACTGGTTACGAAAAAGATAGTCCAGAAAATTACATTGGTGATCGCTCTACTAGAATTGCACAACAAATGTTCCAAGTAATGATGAGCAAATTCGCTACAGATAAATCTCGTTTCGAGCGTCCTTCTTCTGTACAAGAAATAAACGGAGAGTTATACGTAAAAGGTGCGAAAAAAGATGCAATTAAACAAATTAAAGTAGATGCACCTAGTGGTCTTAATGTTACTTTCGATGGCGCTAGCACAGTTACACTAAACTGGTCTGGACCAGCAGAAGTTGATGCGTATGCAGCAAGCTATAAAGCTACTGACGGTTCAAGTGGTAGCCTATCAATAAGTGGTACGAACGCTACTCTTGGTGGTATTAAACCAGGCGTTACTTACAGCTTCTCTGTAGTAGCGAAAAAAGGCACTGGAACAAGCCCTGCAGTTGGTGCATCCTTCACTGCACCTGGCGGAACTCCAGACCCGAAGAAAGCTGAAGAAGAGGCTAAGAAGAAGGCTGACGAAGAAGCTAAGAAAAAAGCTGATGAGGAAGTTCAGAAAAAAGCTAATGAAGATAAACTAAAACAAGAAGAAGCTCAGAAAAAGGCTGCTGAAGAACAGCGTAAACAACAAGAGCAACAGCAACAACAGCAACAAGAACAACAACGTAAACAACAAGAAGAAGCTCAGAAAAAGGCTGCTGAAGAAGCCGCTAGAAAGAAAGCCGAAGAAGAAGCTGCTAGAAAGAAAGCTGAAGAAGAGGCTGCTAGAAAAAAAGCTGAAGAAGAACAACACAAGCAACAAGAACAACAACAAAATACCGGAGGAGATACACCTCACGCAGACGGAAATGTTGTTACAACAGAGTCTTAA
- the recU gene encoding Holliday junction resolvase RecU has translation MTIRYPNGKRYNQASKPHKTPIKKHTYSNRGMSLEEELNETNEYYLTHNIACVHKKPTPLQIVKVDYPARSAAVVKEAYFKQPSTTDYNGVYKGKYIDFEAKETKNKTSFPLQNFHLHQIEHMKQVIAHNGIAFVIIKFTLFDELYLLDAKHIIAFWNRQNTGGRKSITKEEIEEHGSLLSCGYHPRIDYIRVLDTVYFS, from the coding sequence ATGACCATTCGTTACCCAAATGGAAAACGGTACAATCAAGCTTCAAAACCTCATAAAACACCAATTAAAAAACATACTTATAGTAATAGAGGTATGTCCCTTGAAGAGGAATTGAATGAAACAAATGAATATTACCTAACCCATAATATTGCATGTGTACATAAAAAACCGACACCTCTTCAAATTGTAAAAGTAGATTACCCCGCTCGAAGTGCTGCAGTGGTAAAAGAAGCGTATTTTAAACAACCTTCTACAACAGATTACAACGGTGTATATAAAGGGAAATACATCGATTTTGAAGCGAAAGAGACAAAAAATAAAACCAGCTTTCCACTTCAAAACTTCCACCTTCATCAAATTGAACATATGAAGCAAGTAATCGCTCATAATGGAATTGCATTTGTTATTATTAAATTTACACTTTTTGATGAACTTTATTTATTAGATGCAAAACATATTATTGCATTTTGGAATCGTCAAAATACTGGTGGACGGAAATCGATTACGAAAGAAGAAATAGAAGAGCATGGATCCTTATTATCATGCGGTTATCACCCTCGGATTGATTATATCCGTGTACTAGACACGGTTTATTTTTCGTGA
- a CDS encoding DUF2515 domain-containing protein produces the protein MFTWNDYREIKQYRKNMVCTEEEKTIVYNIKKEIEIANMDNISRTQSYQEYYVRNSEIRWAFLASMVSRNAGWNMTDLKGRDYATVLPQSVKQHLFLTYEKANWIIFLDAFPQLLLYEESKRRQVPLFYLLQYFNVSIFMEKEWIYFWEKKDINRLMIALIINEQNKIQKPVIENTYFKKHVFHTALFKLQEMLHISAVIFPTVEGGMYGFSVYQFETLQKRIELGKKLADLLFHPNYKSLFHRFALQTIHTGSRADYEYYVREARESCTPALREVYPVVAHKEISMRDWFCRDTEINELFLLEEYKGEVDITEWYKRKREQIYVASIINRFVKRMDEFVI, from the coding sequence ATGTTTACATGGAATGATTATAGAGAAATTAAACAATATCGTAAAAATATGGTTTGCACAGAAGAGGAAAAAACAATCGTTTACAACATTAAGAAGGAAATAGAAATAGCTAATATGGATAACATTTCTCGTACACAGTCTTATCAAGAATATTATGTAAGAAACAGTGAAATCAGGTGGGCCTTTTTAGCGAGCATGGTTTCGAGAAATGCGGGATGGAATATGACTGATTTAAAAGGGAGAGATTATGCTACTGTTTTACCTCAATCAGTAAAACAACATTTGTTTCTAACGTATGAAAAAGCGAATTGGATTATTTTTTTAGATGCATTTCCTCAGTTGCTGTTATATGAAGAAAGTAAGAGGAGACAGGTGCCACTATTCTATTTGTTACAATATTTCAACGTATCAATTTTCATGGAAAAAGAATGGATATATTTTTGGGAGAAAAAAGATATAAATAGGCTTATGATAGCGCTTATTATAAATGAACAAAATAAAATTCAAAAACCAGTTATTGAGAATACATATTTTAAAAAACATGTATTCCATACAGCACTTTTTAAATTGCAAGAAATGCTTCATATTAGTGCTGTTATTTTTCCAACCGTTGAAGGGGGGATGTATGGTTTTTCAGTTTATCAATTCGAAACGTTACAAAAGCGTATAGAACTAGGGAAGAAATTAGCAGATTTACTGTTTCATCCGAATTATAAAAGTTTATTCCATAGGTTTGCATTGCAAACTATACACACAGGATCGAGAGCAGATTATGAATATTATGTAAGAGAAGCTAGGGAATCCTGTACGCCAGCCCTTAGAGAGGTTTATCCTGTCGTTGCACATAAGGAAATAAGTATGAGGGATTGGTTTTGTAGAGATACGGAAATAAATGAGCTGTTTTTACTGGAAGAGTATAAAGGTGAAGTTGATATAACAGAATGGTATAAAAGAAAGAGGGAGCAAATCTATGTTGCTTCTATCATAAATCGTTTTGTTAAAAGGATGGATGAGTTCGTGATATAA